The Musa acuminata AAA Group cultivar baxijiao chromosome BXJ1-8, Cavendish_Baxijiao_AAA, whole genome shotgun sequence genomic sequence CTCTTCCTCGTTCCTCTCCAGCCGTCGATTTCGTTGCCTAGTGGCCATGCCACTACGATTTCTCTTGGTTTTCTTAGTCGATCAAGTAGCTTCCTCGCCTAAACTTCATCTTCCCCCGAGGGTAAAGTCAACCCTCGATTACCTTTGGACGTCGAAGTGCGCGCGTGCATGTGACAACCAGATGCAGTCAAAGATTACAATGATATTATACTAGTCGCCTTTGCCCGTCGTAAACCAAATGAAGCGGCAACTGGATCTTGACAACCAGCAAGATCACACGACGAGGAGATCAAGCACTCGGTTAAGGAGGCATTAAGTAGACTCTTGCATGCATACTTTACTACTCATCAGATCTGAATGTCCACTAAGAGTGCTACTGTAGTTTGAGAACAGCATAAGAAAGATCATTGGCTCTACTAAAAGACAAAGACAACTTCCGTGAAAAGGCCACTTCTTCTTCAAGGAATCAAGATAATAAATGCATAATAGTCAACACGTTTTTAGAACAGTTCATGAAACACTAAGTTAGTGATGCTTAAGTCAATAGTCTAAGTAGAAAAGATCTTTCTACTAGTCTTTTGCCCTGTCATTTAATAAAGGTCAACTCATACTACAAGCCTGTAAACTGAAGCGTTCAGATCTTGGAGAAGGGTTTCAAAGATCACGTGGATAACCTATGCATCGAGCAGTGCATGTTTCACGTTATGATTCCACGCGAATCACGCAGACGGCGTTCTCTAATCTGGTTCGTTGAAAAATCACTCAAAAGTTGACATCCCATCACGTCCGCAGAAACCTAAAACATGTGTGCCACGTGGAGTGGGTCCTATATACTTCCAATAATATAATGGTAATGTTTCGCGGGTAAAAACGTTAGGTACTAAAACTTTTCAAGTTCGGAGAGGTTTCTTTCAGTTCGGGATCTCCGTTCATCATGATCACCGACCAACTGCAACCGATCCAACGGTTACATAAACAAAGAAGCCTCCCGTCGTTCTGCGATCCAAAATGGTCCTCCTCGCCCGGCAGTTAAAGATGCCGGAGGAGGACACGAAGCCCTTCGTTTCCCGCTTCGCTTGCCATGGCCCTCACCAACCCTAATCCCCTTCTCTCCAAACCCTTACCCCCGCCTCTCCTTCGCATCCCCTCGCGTTGCTTCCTCCGTTGCCGCGCAGCCGCGGACGCCTCCTCGGACTGGTTCCGCCCCCGGGGCGACCCGCCCGATGGAGGGAGAATGTCTGCCCGGGACCCCGGGACTCGAATTAACGCGACGGAGGAGAGCACGGACCAGAGCAGCAGCggcaataagaagaagaagaagaaaagcaagtggtggtggtggtctcgGGACCGGGAGAGCTACTTGGCCAACGACTCCGACGCCCTGCCGCTGCCGATGACCTACCCTGACTCTTCCCCGGTGTCACCGCAGGAGATCGACCGCAGGCTCCAGTGTGATCCCAGTATCGAGGTTGCAATTTGTTCTTGTTTGTCCTTCGATTTGCCTTCTTGATTCGTTAACCGTGAGGACCTGACTGGTCTTTGACATTTTGCTACGGAAGGATTGTAAGCCAGTGGTGTACGAGTGGACGGGGAAGTGTAGGAGTTGCCAGGGGACGGGGTTGGTGAGCTACTACAACAAAAGGGGGCGGGAGACGATCTGCAAGTGCGTTCCCTGCCTTGGAATAGGTTCGTACATTTCGTTCATGTGTTTGAGATTTTATTCATTTTGGTTTACAATCGATTGTATTCTTCTATGAGGCCGCGTTAATTATTAAAATTGATATTTCTATTCATGTTCATATCATAAAACCAACATGCCAGTTAACTGGAAATCCGTGCAAACTGGCAGTTCAACTGGGTTGCTGCTGAACTATATATGATTTCTGTAGCTGGCTTGGTTCAGGATACTGCATCAGTAGTGCTTGATTGGTCTCTGTCTTTAACACCATAATGTCATGCGGCAGTTTCATAGTGGGTGCAGGAGAGACCTGACTAGAACCGACAAGCATTCATCTATTAGGTCTACATTTCTCAGATTTGGAGTCTTTCTCTGAGAATCTTAATTGGAACATTATCTTTCAAGTCCAGCTACTCTtttatgctgatttttttttgcaAATTTGATAGGTAAATCTCTTCCACTTGAGTGCCAATGACTGAATGATCATTTTTTGATTTGCTTCAGTGAATTGTCATTGATGGAATAACAAAAATCAAAAGTTTTATTGGATTTGGAATCAGTAAATGGTTGTTAGATGATGTGGGATTGCCTTCTTACATGATAATTGGCAGTGGAATATTAGGTTAATTTCTGCACTTTTTGGGTTGCAACATGGTTATTAATTTGGTTATTCATGGGCTCCTATATTGAATGTACAAATTTTCCCCTAAAATTCTCAATTTGCAGGGATCTATATTGATGATTTAGATCTAAGGTACAATCCAACAAGCACCTATAGAACATATTTTTTTTGGTTCTATGTCCATTAAATGTGTCATGACATTTTTTTCCTTTATCATAGTAAATTGCTGGTCTCTTCTGGTACTGTATCTACATCAGTTAAAGAAAAATCTAGAATATAGTAGAAGTGACCTTCTATCTAAGGTTGTGTTTTCTCTATTTAGAGGATGTTGATTACAGAGAAACATACTTGTGTATGCTTCTAAAGAATGTGAATTATTTATAACTTTGTGTGCCGTGCTTTGACATCAAAGACTTTATGAAGTTTGTTCCAAGTGTGTTTTATGGCATGAAGCACTTTTCAAAATTAAACACAATCTAGTTAATTATATCTCATATTAAAATTAGCTTTCAGAAGTTGAGgaaaaaaattctttgatttggtaacagccATATATGACCATTTTAAACTCCTATGTCTTGCCTCACCCCAATGTGCATTTTCATAACATATTATCCTCTAATAATCCCTTATTCCAAAAAGTAGACGTAGTGAAGTTTGATGAGTTGCTCCATCTTGACCATTACTAAAACAAGCTTTTCTGTATTTGTTCCTTCTTTTATTTTGTTAAGAAGCCTAGGGACAACAGTTGACCTGAAAGAGGTGTTGATGGAGGCAGGGAGTTACATTTTTTTTGGGTAACAGGATAGGACGTAACAATGGCCTATTTGCATGTTCGTGCAGTGAAGGGTGAAGATTAATTGTAATAGCAGTATGGGTACTAATCAAATGGCTCATAATCATTGTGAACAAAAATTCTTGCCATAGTATTTCTGGTACAGTTGCCATTTTTACCTCAAGAATATATCACTTTTTCCATTGCAGTGTGGTCgactaatatattttatatatctaaATCTTATTGCAGTTTTATGTTACTAGTTGTTATATACTATTTCTATTTCTGTTCGCAAATCAGATGTTTGACTCATCTATAAATCAAAAGTCGCAGGGAATCCATTAGTGACATGGATGTTTTTCTCATTGATATTCCATGATTGAGATAATTGGCCAAATTCTATAGAATCATTTCACAGAAGCTCATTGATGTATTCTTTCTAAAAAGCATTTTGACCTCCATTCTTGAATGAGTCTAAGACATTTCTAATTCTATTATAACAGAAGATTCCCTTTTCGTGACACATAGATGTTTAAAACACTTTACTAGTCTGAATATCTCATTTTTAGTTTGATTCTTGTCCAGGATATGTCCAGAAAATAACGGTACGGGAGGACATCAATGTGATGGAAGATGTAGACAATGGAAAACCACCTTAATTCATTCCTTCGACAAGTAAATTCTGATAAATGATACTTAAGATTCCTTCATAGAGCAGATATAGAAAcatttttcaaattttgtttAATATGGTTTTAGTGCCATCTATGCTCTGCAGCCATAAAATCACAGACTATGTTTTCGGCAGTTTAGTGTGGACCAAATGTTTTTTGAGGGTGCTAAGCTTGCAAGACAAGCCAATATTTAacaaaatgtttcatccactttaTGCTTTCCAAACATTTGTGCATTAATATGTAAGAGAAAAAACACTTATTGTGTTGTGAGTATTGCTGAAGATTCATATTCTTGTCAAGTGTTCTGTCTTCTACCCCTTATTTTTAATCAGTGATAGCCTAAATATGTTATGCTATTTGAGAGTGAAGGTAAATGTCATACCTTTGCCCATGGAATATGAATCTTGGAACCTTTTTTCTA encodes the following:
- the LOC103995226 gene encoding protein disulfide-isomerase SCO2; translated protein: MALTNPNPLLSKPLPPPLLRIPSRCFLRCRAAADASSDWFRPRGDPPDGGRMSARDPGTRINATEESTDQSSSGNKKKKKKSKWWWWSRDRESYLANDSDALPLPMTYPDSSPVSPQEIDRRLQCDPSIEDCKPVVYEWTGKCRSCQGTGLVSYYNKRGRETICKCVPCLGIGYVQKITVREDINVMEDVDNGKPP